The DNA window GTATGCCACGTGCGACGACGTGGACCGGCCGGATTACCTGCACTTCGATCTCGATCCGGGCAGCGCCTCGTGGGAGCAGGTCCTCGAGTCGGCGCGCATCGTCCACGAGGCGCTGTCGACGCTGAAGATGCCGGCGTACGCGAAGACCACCGGCTCCAAGGGGATTCACGTCTATGTGCCGATCGTGCGCGGACCGGTGCAGAAGGAAGTGTGGACCTTCGCGAAGGCGCTGGCGCAGGAGCTGGCCGGACGCCATCCCAGGCTGATGACGTCGGTGTACAAGGTTGCGAGCCGGCCCAAGGGGAGGGTTCTGCTCGACTACAACCAGAACGCGTGGGGGCGCACGCTGGCGTCGGTGTATTCGGTGCGTCCGCACCCCCGCGCGTGCGTCTCGACCCCGGTGAGCTGGGCGGAACTCGATCGCGGCGTGCGCATCGAGGACTTCCGCCTGGACAACGTCCGGACGCGCTTCAGGAAGACGGGCGATCTGTTCAAGCCGCTGCTGAAGAAGACAGGGCGGGTGGAGCTGGGGAGGTTTCTGTCAAGTCCCAACGGCCAACGCCCAACGCCCAAGTAACTCCCAACTCCCAACTCCCAAAACTCCCAAGACTCCCAAGACTTCGCTTTGGGCGGTCGGGAGCTTGGCAGTTGGGAATTACTTGGACGTTGGGAGTTGGGCGTCGGGCGTTGACCCGGTTTCCGCGCTCAACAACGCGATCGGCAGGATGTCGAGCACCTGTCCGACGAACAGCCAGGCGCCCGAGGCCGACGTGACCGGCCGATGGGTAGCGCCGGTGAAGACGTCGGTGAAGGTGAGCGAGGTCAACGCCTCGGGCAGCTGGATGCGTGACGTCCGCCACAGGTCGCCGGTCGGCATCGGCCGCTCCGGCGTGATCAACGGGGCGGTGAGGTGCGGCGCGACGGCGAGCGCGACATTGCCGGCCCCGTCCTGCCGCGCGAACGCGATGGCGCGGGCGTCCACCGTGCACTCGACCTCGAGCGGCAGGTACTCCCCCTCGAGGAACAGGTCCGGCTTCGCGGCGCGCAGCCTCAGACCGGCGGCGGTGATCAACAGCTTGAGGCCGCCGCTCGCGATGGTGACGGCGAGACGCTCGAGCGCGCCGCGGCGCTGGTCGGCGGGCAGCGCGAGCACCGCGTCCACGTTGTCGAGCATCTGCTCGCGCCGAAGGAAGTCCACCGGCCGGCGGTTGTCCGGATCGACGAGGTTCAGATCCCAGAGCTCCGTGCCCTGATAGAAGTCGGGCACGCCGGGGGAGGCGATCTTCAGCACGACCTGCGCCAGCGAGTTGACGGCGCCGCCGCGCGACACCTTCTGCTGGAACGGCAGGAACGCCGGCAGGAACTTCCGGGCGTGGCTGCCGGCGAGCACGCGCTCCACGAACGCGGTCAGCGCGTTCTCGTACTGCTCGTCGGGACTCAGCCAGCTGGTGTGCCGCTTCGCCTCCTTGACCGACTTGATCATGTAGGCGCGCATGCGGGGGACGAGATCGTCGGGCAGGCGATCGCCGAACGGCCACGCGCCGAGCAGCGCCTGGTAGAAGCGATACTCGTCGTTGCGATCGGGCGCGGGGTCGCCGTCGACGATCGTCCGCGCGCTCTTGTTGATGCGCATCCACCGGGCGACCTCGCGCTCCCACTCGGCGGGAAGCTCCGACAGCACGTTGATCCGGGCGCGGACGTCTTCGCCGTGCTTGGTGTCGTGGGTGGCGGTGGCGCTCATCTCGTAGGGCCATTCCTGCCGCCGCTGCTGATTCATGGCGTGGAAGTCCGGCGCGAGCAGGCCGAAGCGCGACGGATCGCCGCCGACCTCGTTCAGCGAGAGCAGCAGGTTGTGGCGATAGAAGGCGGTGTCTTCCAGCCCCTTGGCCTGCAGCGGCCCGGTGTACTGCTGGAATTTCATCGCGAACCGCAGCCGGGCCGCCACTTCGTCCTCGTCCGCCGGCGGATAGCCGCCGCGCCGCTCCACTCCCGTCGGCTGGTCCGACGGGTCGCGCGGCAGCATCACGTCGCGGAAGAAATCGAAGATCGACGATTCCATCGCCGGGTTGCGCCGCCGCGCGTGCGCCACCGCGCGCTCGAGCGCGGCGCGATCGTCCGGCGCCCAGCCGTGCCCGTCGACGTAGGTGCGGTAGATCGGGAAGCAGGCGACCACCTCGCCCAGCATGTCGCGGATGCTGTTCAGGGTGAAGTCGCGCGACTTGCGATTGTTCTCGCCGATCCGATCGAGCATGTGGGCGAGCACCGTCAGTTCGCTCGCCAGCGCGGTATCGATGATCAGGCGCTTCGACTCGTAGAGCAGATCGTCGAAGCTCTGCGTCTGTCCGGTGAGCTTGGCGTAGGTGCGCCGCATCCGCCGGGCGTGTCCGGGATGCACGAACACGCCGTTCAACTGGTTCAGGAAGTTGTAGCCGGTCGTTCCGTGGACCTGCCATTCCCGCGGCAGCCGTTCGCGCCCCGACAGGATCTTTTCCGCCAGCACGTAGACGATCCGCGTGCCCGGCCGCCGCGCCACGCCCCAGGCCTCGGCCGCGAGCGCCTGCAGGTTCTCGAAGTAGCGCGCCGGATCGAACAGGCCGTCCGGATGATCGACGCGAATGCCGGTGACGCGCCCCTCGCGCAGCAGCGCGGCGAGCAGGCGGTGAATCGCCTCGAAGACATGCGGGTCCTCGACCCGCAGCCCGGCGAGCGTGTTCACGTCGAAGAAGCGCCGGTAATTGATCTCGTGCGCCGCGGTGCGCCAGTAGGCGAGGCGGTAGGCCTGCGCCTCGAGCAGCTCGTGCAGCCGATCGAACGATCGCGCGTCGCCCGGCGTCCCGTTGAACGCGGCCAGCACCCTGGCGGCCGCCTCGGGCGATGCCTCGGCGAGCCCCTGCAGCTCCGGGAGGTCGTGCGGATTGATCGGCAGGCGGTTGTCGAAGTACTTCAGCACCAGCCGTCCGTCGACCAGCTCGAGCTGCAGCTCGCCGCGATCGAGCACCTGCCCGTACTGGTCGCCGAGAATCGGCAGCAGCAGCTTCCGCCGCAGCTCCGCCTTGAACGGGTTCCAGTCGATGTCGAAGAACCGCGCGCTCGGCGAGTCGGGACCGTTGGCCAGCACATCGCGCCACCACGGGTTGGTGGCGGTGCTGATGCCCATGTGGTTCGGCACGAAGTCGACGATGTGCTGCAGCCCGGCGCGGCCCACCGCGTCGGTGAACGCGGTGTGCGCCTCGATGCCGCCGACCTCGGGATTGATCAGGTTGTGATTGGTGACGTCGTAGCCGTGCGTGCTCCCCGCCTCGGCGGCGAAGTACGGGGACGTATAGACCGCGCCGATGCCGAGCCGCTGCAGATACGGCACGATCCCGCGCGCCGCATCGAGCGGGAACCCGGCGTGAATCTGCAGCCGGTACGTGCTCGCCGGCACGAAGCGCGGTTTCTCCATTCAGTCGATCACGGCAGCAGTTCGGCGAGGCCGCGCAGCGGGATCCGCACCCACTCGGGGCGGTTGTTCAGCTCGTAGTTCAACTCGTACAGCGCCTTGTCGAGGAGCAGCAGGTCGAGCAGCCAGGCGCGCTGCACCGGATCGGCGGGAAGGAACGGCGCCGCACCCGCCGCGGCGAGATACCCCTTGAGAAACGACGCGCCCGCCCAGCGTTCCCACGCGCGCGCCCAGCCCTCCAGCCGCTCGAACTCGTCGGGACGGCCGGTCGCGCGGTTGAAGAGCGCCGCATACGCCGCGTAGCTGTACGACCGCAGCATCCCGGCGACGTCCTTCAGCGGCAGCTCCTTCTCCCGGCGCGCGTGCAGCGGACGCGCCGGTTCTCCCTCGAAGTCCAGGATGTAGAAGTCCCCCTCCGACCACAGCACCTGCCCGAGGTGATAGTCGCCGTGCACGCGGGTGCGCGAGGTCTGAATCTCGCTCGGACGCTGTTTCTGCGCCTCGTTCAGCGCCGACAGGCGCGCCCCGGCCTGGCCGAGGATCGTGTCGGCGTCGGCCGCCGTCTCCGGCGGCAGCGACGCGCGCCGGTCGGCCAGACGCTCGCGGGCGACGCGTCCCTGTCCGATCGCGTCGGCGATCAGCGCGTCGAGATGGTCGCGGGTGAACGGCGCCGGGGCGAAGCCTTCGGCCGTCGTATCGCTGGACAGCGCGAGATGCAGTTCCGCCGTCCGCCGCCCGAGGAGCTGCGCGCTGTCGAGATAGCCGCCCGCCAGATCGCCCATCGGCTTCGGCACGCCGAGCGCCGCCAGATCGAACAGATTGCCGGCAGGGAACAGATCGATCGGCGGCGGACCCTGGAGCTGGACCTCGTCGTAGAACCGATCCACTTCGCCGATCGCGTGTCCCCACCCGTCGGCCTGGCTGGGGACGAACTGCTGCGCGACCGCGAGGTGCGAGATCGCTTCGCCGGCGCCGCGATACTCGAGGAACGCGGCAACCTGCGGCGCGCGGCGGAACCCGGTTCGCGTGGTCAGGAACTCGCCGATCTCCACATCCGGATTCGGCCCCTCGTCGATGCGGCGGAACAGCTTCAGGATCACACGGTAGCCGAACGCCAGCGACGTATTGCTCTGCTCCCCGCCCAACCGGCGGCCGACGAGAGACCCGCCCCCGCGCAGGTCGGGGTAGGCGCCGGTCTGCCGGGCGTGGACGACGCCGCGGCGCAGCCGGATCGCCTGCGCGGCATCCAGCACCGCGAGGAAGGCCTGCGCGCAGCGATCGTCCGCGGCGCCGTCGATCACCAGTCCCTTGCGCGCCCCGGTGACGCGCGCCAGCGCGAAGTGCGGGTTGGCGCCGAGCACCGCTTCGGCCTCGACGCCGGTCGCCATGCCGAGCGGCACGAAATAGCGCTCGCGCCCGCCATCCTCGTAGTCCACCTCGACGATGGTCAGGAAGAGCGGGTCGCTGCCGCGTTTCATCGTCCCCCAGTCGACGAACCGCGCCGCGCGCACCGTCCGCGCCTTGCCGCCGAACCATCGCTGACGGTGCAGGAACGGCACCAGCGCTTCACGCTCGATCAGCGTGCGGACGTTGCCGTCGAGGAGCGTGTCCCAGGCGACCCCCATGAAGAACGCCGGCAGCATGTCCTTGATCTCGGTGCCCGCCTTGGTGGCTTCGGCGAGGCGCTGCGCGGTGATCGGCGACGGCGCCGCCTGCAGACGGAACCAGTAGAAGCTGTAGCCCGGCAGCGTCAGGAAGTACGGCAGCTCGCCGATGCGCGGGAACTCGGTCAGCCCCAGCATCTCGACCGGCGTCAGCCCGTGGAAGCGCGACAGATTGAGCTCGACCGGCTGCAGCGTCCGCGACAGGTTGGCGACGCACAGAACGGTCTCCTCTTCGTACTTGCGAACGTAGGCCAGGATCTTGCGGTTCGGCGCCGGCAGGAAGTCGAGCGTCCCGCGTCCGAAGACCCGGGTCTGCTTCCGCAGCGCGATCAGCCGCTTCATCCAGTTGAGCAGCGACGACGGCGATCGCTCCTGCGCTTCGACGTTGATCGACTGGTAGCCGTACACCGGATCCATGATCAGCGGCGCGTAGAGCTGCGCCGGATCGCTGCGCGAGAACCCGCCGTTGCGATCGCCCGTCCACTGCATCGGCGTGCGCACGCCGTTGCGATCGCCGAGATAGATGTTGTCCCCCATCCCCAGCTCGTCGCCGTAGTAGATGACCGGCGTGCCCGGCAGCGAGAACAGCAGCGAGTTGAGCAGCTCGATGCTGCGGCGGCTGTTCTCCATCAGCGGCGCCAGCCGGCGGCGGATGCCGACGTTGATCCGCATGCGCGGATCCGCGGCGTAGGCCTGGTACATGTAGTCGCGCTCTTCGTCCGTGACCATCTCGAGCGTCAGCTCGTCGTGGTTGCGCAGGAACAGCCCCCACTGGCAGTTCTCCGGGATGTCCGGGGTCTGCCGCAGGATCTCGGTGATCGGGTGGCGATCCTCCTGCCGCAGCGCCATGAACATGCGCGGCATCAGCGGGAAATGGAACGCCATCTGGCATTCGTCGCCGTCGCCGAAATACGGCCGCACGTCCGCCGGCCACTGGTTCGCCTCGGCGATCAGCATCCGCCCCTGATACCGCCGGTCCATCGCCAGGCGGATCTGCTTGAGGATCTGGTGCGTCTCGTCGAGGTTCTCGCAGATCGTGCCTTCCCGCTCGATCAGGTACGGCACGGCGTCGAGCCGCAGCCCGTCGACGCCCCGGTCGAGCCAGAAGTTCATCGTCTTGACGACCGCCTCGAGCACGCGCGGGTTGTCGTAGTTCAGGTCCGGCTGGTGATGGAAGAACCGGTGCCAGTAATACGCGCCGGCGGTGTCGTCCCACGACCAGTTCGACGTCTCGGTGTCGGTGAAGATGATGCGGACTCCCTGGTAGCGCTGCTTGGTCTCGCTCCAGACGTAGAACTCGCGTTCGGGCGATCCCGCCGGCGCCCGGCGCGCCGCCTGGAACCACGGATGCTGATCCGACGTGTGGTTCACCACCAGCTCCGTGATCACCCGGATCCCGCGCTTGTGCGCTTCGTCGATGAAGCGCTCGAAGTCCTGGATCGTGCCGTAGCTGGGATGCACGTTCTCGTAGTCCGCGATGTCGTAGCCGTCGTCCCTCAGCGGCGACGGGTAGAAGGGGAGGAGCCACAGCGCGTTGATGCCGAGCCCCTGCAGGTAGTCGAGCTTGCTGGTGAGGCCGGGGAAGTCGCCGATGCCGTCGTTGTTGCTGTCGAAGAAGGCGCGGACGTGCGCCTCGTAGATGACGGCGTCCTTGTACCAGTCAGACATGTTCAGCGGTACGCGGGCGGTTCGACGATCGGCTGCAGCGCGACGACGTGCGCGACGCTGATGCGCGGATCGAGGCGGACGTAGTTCCATTCGCCGCGCCACGTGTAGATCTCGTTCGACAGCAGATCCGCCGCCTGCACGCTCGCATCCGGCGGCAGCCCCCATTCGACCAGCGGCAGCTTGATGTAGCCGTGCTGCATGTTGAACGGATCGAGGTTGACGACCACGAGGATCGGATCGACGGCGTCGGGGGGAGTCCGCTTCGAATAGCAGATCAGCTGCGGATTGTCGGTCTCGTGGAACCGCAGCCCGTGATCGAACTGCAGGGCGCGGTGCTCGCGCCGGATTGCGTTGACGCGCGCGATCAGCTCCGACATGCTGCCGGGGGCGTCGAACGTGCGCGGGCGGATCTGGTACTTCTCGGAATCCAGGTACTCCTCGCTGCCGGGTCTCACCGGCACGTTCTCGTACAGCTCGAACCCGCTGTAGATGCCGTAGTTCGCGCCCAGCGTCGCGGCCAGGACGAAGCGGGCCTTGAACGCGGCCGGACCGCCGTGCTGCAGGTATGCGTGCAGGATGTCCGGCGTGTTGGCGAACAGGTTCGGCCGCATGTACTCGCGGACCTCGGTCTGCGTCAGCTCGGTGAAGTACTCCTCGAGCTCCTCTTTCGTGTTGCGCCAGGTGAAGTACGAGTACGACTGCGAGAAGCCGATCTTCGCGAGATGCCGCATGATCTTCGGCCGGGTG is part of the Vicinamibacterales bacterium genome and encodes:
- the ligD gene encoding non-homologous end-joining DNA ligase, which translates into the protein MKIPAAGSAKVHVEGKDVQLTNLDKPFWPELGITKGDLIQYYADVAPLLLPHIKGRAMVMKRYPHGAAGEFFFMKRAPSPRPDWIGICRIDHDSGNVIDFPMIDDLASLLWVINLGCIDLNQWYATCDDVDRPDYLHFDLDPGSASWEQVLESARIVHEALSTLKMPAYAKTTGSKGIHVYVPIVRGPVQKEVWTFAKALAQELAGRHPRLMTSVYKVASRPKGRVLLDYNQNAWGRTLASVYSVRPHPRACVSTPVSWAELDRGVRIEDFRLDNVRTRFRKTGDLFKPLLKKTGRVELGRFLSSPNGQRPTPK
- the treY gene encoding malto-oligosyltrehalose synthase; translated protein: MEKPRFVPASTYRLQIHAGFPLDAARGIVPYLQRLGIGAVYTSPYFAAEAGSTHGYDVTNHNLINPEVGGIEAHTAFTDAVGRAGLQHIVDFVPNHMGISTATNPWWRDVLANGPDSPSARFFDIDWNPFKAELRRKLLLPILGDQYGQVLDRGELQLELVDGRLVLKYFDNRLPINPHDLPELQGLAEASPEAAARVLAAFNGTPGDARSFDRLHELLEAQAYRLAYWRTAAHEINYRRFFDVNTLAGLRVEDPHVFEAIHRLLAALLREGRVTGIRVDHPDGLFDPARYFENLQALAAEAWGVARRPGTRIVYVLAEKILSGRERLPREWQVHGTTGYNFLNQLNGVFVHPGHARRMRRTYAKLTGQTQSFDDLLYESKRLIIDTALASELTVLAHMLDRIGENNRKSRDFTLNSIRDMLGEVVACFPIYRTYVDGHGWAPDDRAALERAVAHARRRNPAMESSIFDFFRDVMLPRDPSDQPTGVERRGGYPPADEDEVAARLRFAMKFQQYTGPLQAKGLEDTAFYRHNLLLSLNEVGGDPSRFGLLAPDFHAMNQQRRQEWPYEMSATATHDTKHGEDVRARINVLSELPAEWEREVARWMRINKSARTIVDGDPAPDRNDEYRFYQALLGAWPFGDRLPDDLVPRMRAYMIKSVKEAKRHTSWLSPDEQYENALTAFVERVLAGSHARKFLPAFLPFQQKVSRGGAVNSLAQVVLKIASPGVPDFYQGTELWDLNLVDPDNRRPVDFLRREQMLDNVDAVLALPADQRRGALERLAVTIASGGLKLLITAAGLRLRAAKPDLFLEGEYLPLEVECTVDARAIAFARQDGAGNVALAVAPHLTAPLITPERPMPTGDLWRTSRIQLPEALTSLTFTDVFTGATHRPVTSASGAWLFVGQVLDILPIALLSAETGSTPDAQLPTSK
- the treS gene encoding maltose alpha-D-glucosyltransferase, whose amino-acid sequence is MSDWYKDAVIYEAHVRAFFDSNNDGIGDFPGLTSKLDYLQGLGINALWLLPFYPSPLRDDGYDIADYENVHPSYGTIQDFERFIDEAHKRGIRVITELVVNHTSDQHPWFQAARRAPAGSPEREFYVWSETKQRYQGVRIIFTDTETSNWSWDDTAGAYYWHRFFHHQPDLNYDNPRVLEAVVKTMNFWLDRGVDGLRLDAVPYLIEREGTICENLDETHQILKQIRLAMDRRYQGRMLIAEANQWPADVRPYFGDGDECQMAFHFPLMPRMFMALRQEDRHPITEILRQTPDIPENCQWGLFLRNHDELTLEMVTDEERDYMYQAYAADPRMRINVGIRRRLAPLMENSRRSIELLNSLLFSLPGTPVIYYGDELGMGDNIYLGDRNGVRTPMQWTGDRNGGFSRSDPAQLYAPLIMDPVYGYQSINVEAQERSPSSLLNWMKRLIALRKQTRVFGRGTLDFLPAPNRKILAYVRKYEEETVLCVANLSRTLQPVELNLSRFHGLTPVEMLGLTEFPRIGELPYFLTLPGYSFYWFRLQAAPSPITAQRLAEATKAGTEIKDMLPAFFMGVAWDTLLDGNVRTLIEREALVPFLHRQRWFGGKARTVRAARFVDWGTMKRGSDPLFLTIVEVDYEDGGRERYFVPLGMATGVEAEAVLGANPHFALARVTGARKGLVIDGAADDRCAQAFLAVLDAAQAIRLRRGVVHARQTGAYPDLRGGGSLVGRRLGGEQSNTSLAFGYRVILKLFRRIDEGPNPDVEIGEFLTTRTGFRRAPQVAAFLEYRGAGEAISHLAVAQQFVPSQADGWGHAIGEVDRFYDEVQLQGPPPIDLFPAGNLFDLAALGVPKPMGDLAGGYLDSAQLLGRRTAELHLALSSDTTAEGFAPAPFTRDHLDALIADAIGQGRVARERLADRRASLPPETAADADTILGQAGARLSALNEAQKQRPSEIQTSRTRVHGDYHLGQVLWSEGDFYILDFEGEPARPLHARREKELPLKDVAGMLRSYSYAAYAALFNRATGRPDEFERLEGWARAWERWAGASFLKGYLAAAGAAPFLPADPVQRAWLLDLLLLDKALYELNYELNNRPEWVRIPLRGLAELLP